In the genome of Apodemus sylvaticus chromosome 2, mApoSyl1.1, whole genome shotgun sequence, one region contains:
- the LOC127679432 gene encoding uncharacterized protein LOC127679432 has protein sequence MQHGRGPKHVACQVKHTHKKERKRVGCLTQRTAPPPSSARLGSAGHGHPSRVARTHATGDQTDSELWAAETTRHRPSAKTACCALIVAAASLRTSPTTPRRVRRATPALALTRCLQPVWPLSPGSGKLVSELRLCCSPACKPSRAPRERNTRVHAAPEPPARAHTGSVTRTLLSRSAGNTTTEKSHCHLQHGCKSAAARSFPSCTHFPHTLTFGLPQISSPIKKRISNTSVQKNLESGEHEGSAPRNAISKTKLPVCLCMGRTEEAGEVKGGKEKKKITESKTLETVLHGCLDKNHSPSTRSNVPTVQTAPGQPPASTPSASAESRKIVSSSSSVATADGGPGL, from the exons ATGCAGCACGGTCGCGGCCCTAAGCACGTGGCTTGTCAggtgaagcacacacacaaaaaagaaagaaaaagagttggGTGCCTCACGCAGCGGACCGCGCCGCCACCTTCATCCGCACGGCTGGGTTCCGCAGGTCACGGCCACCCCTCCCGTGTCGCCCGCACCCACGCTACAGGTGACCAGACGGACAGCGAACTTTGGGCTGCAGAGACCACTCGGCACCGGCCGAGTGCAAAGACCGCGTGCTGCGCGCTCATTGTCGCAGCCGCGTCCCTGCGGACTTCTCCAACAACGCCACGCCGCGTGCGTCGCGCAACCCCGGCGCTGGCCCTCACCCGCTGCCTTCAGCCTGTGTGGCCgctgtctccaggcagtggcAAGTTAGTTTCCGAGCTCCGGCTTTGTTGTTCACCCGCGTGCAAACCATCGCGAGCGCCGCGGGAGCGCAACACGCGGGTGCACGCGGCGCCCGAGCCCCCGGCCAGAGCCCACACAGGATCTGTGACCCGGACCCTGCTCTCGAGGTCGGCAGGGAACACTACGACTGAGAAAAGTCATTGTCACCTTCAGCATGGATGCAAGTCCGCCGCTGCTCGTTCGTTTCCAAGCTGCACTCACTTTCCCCACACCCTGACTTTCGGTTTACCTCAAATATCCTCTCCAATTAAGAAGCGCATCTCCAACACCTCTGTACAAAAGAATCTGGAGTCCGGAGAGCACGAGGGGAGCGCTCCCCGCAATGCCATCTCCAAGACAAAacttcctgtgtgtttgtgtatgggaAGGACGGAGGAGGCGGGGGAggtaaagggaggaaaggaaaaaaaaaaaatcacagaaagcaAAACCTTGGAGACAGTTTTGCACGGGTGTCTGGACAAGAACCACTCACCTTCCACGCGCAGCAACGTCCCCACGGTGCAAACTGCACCAGGCCAACCCCCTGCAAGCACTCCCTCCGCCAGCGCCGAGTCCAGAAAGATTGTCTCCAGCAGTTCTTCAGTTGCTACCGCGGACGGAG GGCCTGGCTTGTGA